The following are encoded in a window of Numida meleagris isolate 19003 breed g44 Domestic line chromosome 9, NumMel1.0, whole genome shotgun sequence genomic DNA:
- the HDC gene encoding histidine decarboxylase isoform X1 encodes MEPEEYRQRGKEMVDYICQYLSNVRERRVTPDVQPGYMRTQLPDSAPMDPDSWDNIFGDIEKIIMPGVVHWQSPHMHAYFPALTSWPSLLGDMLADAINCLGFTWASSPACTELEMNVMDWLAKMLGLPNKFLHHHPDSVGGGVLQSTVSESTLVALLAARKNKILEMKLSEPDTDESSLNSRLIAYASDQAHSSVEKAGLISLVKMKFLPVDENFSLRGETLKKAIAEDRKKGLVPVFVCATLGTTGVCAFDSLSELGPICDAEGLWLHIDAAYAGTAFLCPEFRLFLDGIEFADSFTFNPSKWMMVHFDCTGFWVKDKSKLHQTFSVNPVYLRHPNSGAAVDFMHWQIPLSRRFRSLKLWFVIRSFGVKKLQAHVRHGTETAKFFESLVRSDPLFEIPAKRHLGLVVFRLKGPNWLTEKLLKELSSSGRLFLIPATIHDKFIIRFTVTSQFTTREDILQDWNIIQRTAAQIISQHNELHHISSGDEAKIPNTISEPSSSVISHASQLYTEEGKFKIPSRKIVGQPKKLAVSPSTCVISQQVKGQGDLDDCFPEDVQDVTKHKLTSFLFSYLSVQGKKKTARSLSCNSVPMTDLLEQCNPKATDADKKEPHANARILSRLPEEVMMLKKSALKKLIKFYSVPSFPECSIQCGLQLPCCPLQAIV; translated from the exons ATGGAGCCTGAGGAGTACAGGCAGAGAG GGAAAGAGATGGTGGATTACATTTGCCAGTACCTGAGCAATGTGAGAGAGAGACGAGTGACTCCTGATGTACAGCCAGGTTACATGAGAACTCAGTTGCCAGATTCTGCCCCAATGGACCCAGATAGCTGGGACAACATCTTTGGAGATATAGAGAAGATCATTATGCCTGGG GTAGTCCATTGGCAAAGTCCACACATGCATGCCTACTTCCCAGCTCTTACTTCTTGGCCTTCACTCCTTGGAGATATGCTGGCTGATGCAATTAACTGCTTGGGATTCACCTGG GCCTCCAGTCCAGCCTGTACAGAACTGGAAATGAATGTGATGGACTGGCTGGCTAAAATGCTGGGCCTTCCAAATAAATTCCTGCATCACCATCCTGATAGTGTGGGCGGGGGAGTGTTACAG AGCACCGTGAGTGAATCAACCTTGGTTGCGCTCCTGGCTGCAcggaaaaacaaaattctggaGATGAAGCTTTCTGAGCCAGACACTGATGAGTCCTCACTCAATTCTCGTCTCATTGCTTACGCATCTGATCAA gcACATTCTTCTGTAGAAAAGGCTGGCTTGATTTCTCTTGTGAAGATGAAATTTCTGCCTGTGGATGAGAACTTTTCCCTTAGAGGTGAAACTTTGAAGAAAGCCAtagcagaagacagaaagaaaggccTAGTGCCCGTCTTT GTTTGTGCAACTTTGGGTACAACTGGTGTCTGTGCTTTTGACAGTCTCTCAGAGCTGGGTCCAATTT GTGATGCTGAGGGACTCTGGCTTCATATTGATGCTGCATATGCAggaacagcatttctgtgtcCTGAATTTCGATTGTTCTTAGATGGAATTGAATTTGCGGATTCCTTCACTTTTAACCCTTCTAAATGGATGATGGTTCATTTTGACTGCACTGGATTTTG GGTTAAAGATAAATCCAAGTTACATCAAACCTTCAGTGTTAACCCTGTCTACCTCAGGCATCCCAATTCAGGAGCTGCTGTTGATTTCATG CACTGGCAAATTCCACTGAGTCGTCGATTTCGTTCTTTGAAGCTGTGGTTTGTGATTCGTTCATTTGGGGTGAAAAAGCTTCAAGCTCATGTCCGGCAT GGTACTGAAACAGCCAAATTCTTTGAATCTTTGGTAAGAAGTGATCCGCTGTTTGAAATTCCTGCCAAGAGACATCTTGGACTGGTTGTGTTTCGTTTAAAG GGTCCCAACTGGCTGACAGAAAAGCTCCTGAAAGAACTGAGCAGTTCTGGCAGGCTCTTCCTTATTCCAGCAACCATTCATGACAAGTTCATCATTCGCTTTACTGTAACATCTCAGTTCACAACCAGGGAAGATATTCTGCAAGACTGGAACATCATTCAACGCACTGCAGCCCAAATCATTAGCCAGCATAATGAATTGCACCACATCAGTTCTGGTGATGAGGCAAAAATCCCTAATACAATATCTGAGCCTAGTTCTAGTGTTATTAGTCATGCTTCTCAGCTCTacacagaagaaggaaaattcaaAATACCTTCCAGAAAAATAGTAGGTCAGCCTAAGAAGTTAGCAGTGAGTCCCAGTACATGTGTGATCAGTCAACAAGTGAAAGGTCAAGGGGATCTAGATGACTGTTTTCCAGAAGATGTACAAGATGTTACCAAACATAAGTTAACCTCTTTCTTATTCAGTTATTTGTCTGTTCAAGGCAAGAAAAAGACAGCACGTTCGCTTAGCTGCAACAGTGTGCCAATGACCGATCTTCTTGAGCAATGTAATCCTAAAGCAACAGATGCTGACAAGAAGGAGCCTCATGCAAATGCCAGAATTCTTTCCAGGCTGCCTGAAGAGGTGATGATGCTCAAAAAAAGCGCcttgaaaaaattaattaagtTCTACAGTGTCCCAAGCTTTCCAGAGTGTAGCATTCAGTGTGGCCTTCAACTGCCTTGTTGCCCTCTGCAAGCCATTGTTTAA
- the HDC gene encoding histidine decarboxylase isoform X2, with the protein MEPEEYRQRGKEMVDYICQYLSNVRERRVTPDVQPGYMRTQLPDSAPMDPDSWDNIFGDIEKIIMPGASSPACTELEMNVMDWLAKMLGLPNKFLHHHPDSVGGGVLQSTVSESTLVALLAARKNKILEMKLSEPDTDESSLNSRLIAYASDQAHSSVEKAGLISLVKMKFLPVDENFSLRGETLKKAIAEDRKKGLVPVFVCATLGTTGVCAFDSLSELGPICDAEGLWLHIDAAYAGTAFLCPEFRLFLDGIEFADSFTFNPSKWMMVHFDCTGFWVKDKSKLHQTFSVNPVYLRHPNSGAAVDFMHWQIPLSRRFRSLKLWFVIRSFGVKKLQAHVRHGTETAKFFESLVRSDPLFEIPAKRHLGLVVFRLKGPNWLTEKLLKELSSSGRLFLIPATIHDKFIIRFTVTSQFTTREDILQDWNIIQRTAAQIISQHNELHHISSGDEAKIPNTISEPSSSVISHASQLYTEEGKFKIPSRKIVGQPKKLAVSPSTCVISQQVKGQGDLDDCFPEDVQDVTKHKLTSFLFSYLSVQGKKKTARSLSCNSVPMTDLLEQCNPKATDADKKEPHANARILSRLPEEVMMLKKSALKKLIKFYSVPSFPECSIQCGLQLPCCPLQAIV; encoded by the exons ATGGAGCCTGAGGAGTACAGGCAGAGAG GGAAAGAGATGGTGGATTACATTTGCCAGTACCTGAGCAATGTGAGAGAGAGACGAGTGACTCCTGATGTACAGCCAGGTTACATGAGAACTCAGTTGCCAGATTCTGCCCCAATGGACCCAGATAGCTGGGACAACATCTTTGGAGATATAGAGAAGATCATTATGCCTGGG GCCTCCAGTCCAGCCTGTACAGAACTGGAAATGAATGTGATGGACTGGCTGGCTAAAATGCTGGGCCTTCCAAATAAATTCCTGCATCACCATCCTGATAGTGTGGGCGGGGGAGTGTTACAG AGCACCGTGAGTGAATCAACCTTGGTTGCGCTCCTGGCTGCAcggaaaaacaaaattctggaGATGAAGCTTTCTGAGCCAGACACTGATGAGTCCTCACTCAATTCTCGTCTCATTGCTTACGCATCTGATCAA gcACATTCTTCTGTAGAAAAGGCTGGCTTGATTTCTCTTGTGAAGATGAAATTTCTGCCTGTGGATGAGAACTTTTCCCTTAGAGGTGAAACTTTGAAGAAAGCCAtagcagaagacagaaagaaaggccTAGTGCCCGTCTTT GTTTGTGCAACTTTGGGTACAACTGGTGTCTGTGCTTTTGACAGTCTCTCAGAGCTGGGTCCAATTT GTGATGCTGAGGGACTCTGGCTTCATATTGATGCTGCATATGCAggaacagcatttctgtgtcCTGAATTTCGATTGTTCTTAGATGGAATTGAATTTGCGGATTCCTTCACTTTTAACCCTTCTAAATGGATGATGGTTCATTTTGACTGCACTGGATTTTG GGTTAAAGATAAATCCAAGTTACATCAAACCTTCAGTGTTAACCCTGTCTACCTCAGGCATCCCAATTCAGGAGCTGCTGTTGATTTCATG CACTGGCAAATTCCACTGAGTCGTCGATTTCGTTCTTTGAAGCTGTGGTTTGTGATTCGTTCATTTGGGGTGAAAAAGCTTCAAGCTCATGTCCGGCAT GGTACTGAAACAGCCAAATTCTTTGAATCTTTGGTAAGAAGTGATCCGCTGTTTGAAATTCCTGCCAAGAGACATCTTGGACTGGTTGTGTTTCGTTTAAAG GGTCCCAACTGGCTGACAGAAAAGCTCCTGAAAGAACTGAGCAGTTCTGGCAGGCTCTTCCTTATTCCAGCAACCATTCATGACAAGTTCATCATTCGCTTTACTGTAACATCTCAGTTCACAACCAGGGAAGATATTCTGCAAGACTGGAACATCATTCAACGCACTGCAGCCCAAATCATTAGCCAGCATAATGAATTGCACCACATCAGTTCTGGTGATGAGGCAAAAATCCCTAATACAATATCTGAGCCTAGTTCTAGTGTTATTAGTCATGCTTCTCAGCTCTacacagaagaaggaaaattcaaAATACCTTCCAGAAAAATAGTAGGTCAGCCTAAGAAGTTAGCAGTGAGTCCCAGTACATGTGTGATCAGTCAACAAGTGAAAGGTCAAGGGGATCTAGATGACTGTTTTCCAGAAGATGTACAAGATGTTACCAAACATAAGTTAACCTCTTTCTTATTCAGTTATTTGTCTGTTCAAGGCAAGAAAAAGACAGCACGTTCGCTTAGCTGCAACAGTGTGCCAATGACCGATCTTCTTGAGCAATGTAATCCTAAAGCAACAGATGCTGACAAGAAGGAGCCTCATGCAAATGCCAGAATTCTTTCCAGGCTGCCTGAAGAGGTGATGATGCTCAAAAAAAGCGCcttgaaaaaattaattaagtTCTACAGTGTCCCAAGCTTTCCAGAGTGTAGCATTCAGTGTGGCCTTCAACTGCCTTGTTGCCCTCTGCAAGCCATTGTTTAA